A single Actinomadura algeriensis DNA region contains:
- a CDS encoding p-hydroxycinnamoyl CoA hydratase/lyase yields the protein MSAHATESGSTGDPWGDTVLVDFEDGIAWVTLNRPGKRNAMNPALNDEMVRTLDALEADPRCRVLVLTGAGESFSAGMDLKEYFREVDQADDPSVQIRVRRASAEWQWKRLANWSKPTIAMVNGWCFGGAFTPLVACDLAISDEEARYGLSEINWGIPPGGVVSRALAATVGQRDALYFIMTGEPFDGRRAAEMRLVNEAVPAGRLRERTRELALKLAGMNPVVLRAAKVGYKMAREMSWEQAEDYLYAKLEQSQFLDSERGREKGMSRFLDDKSYRPGLSAYSDE from the coding sequence ATGTCCGCACACGCCACCGAATCCGGCTCCACGGGGGACCCGTGGGGCGACACCGTGCTCGTCGACTTCGAGGACGGCATCGCCTGGGTCACGCTGAACCGGCCCGGCAAGCGCAACGCCATGAACCCGGCCCTCAACGACGAGATGGTGCGCACGCTCGACGCCCTCGAAGCGGACCCGCGCTGCCGGGTGCTGGTGCTCACCGGTGCCGGGGAGTCCTTCTCCGCCGGGATGGACCTCAAGGAGTACTTCCGCGAGGTCGATCAGGCGGACGACCCGTCCGTCCAGATCCGGGTCCGCCGGGCCAGCGCCGAGTGGCAGTGGAAGCGGCTCGCGAACTGGTCCAAGCCGACGATCGCGATGGTGAACGGCTGGTGCTTCGGCGGGGCGTTCACCCCGCTCGTGGCCTGCGACCTCGCGATCTCCGACGAGGAGGCGCGGTACGGCCTGTCGGAGATCAACTGGGGGATCCCGCCGGGCGGGGTGGTCAGCCGCGCGCTGGCCGCGACCGTCGGCCAGCGGGACGCGTTGTACTTCATCATGACCGGGGAGCCGTTCGACGGGCGGCGCGCGGCGGAGATGCGGCTGGTCAACGAGGCCGTCCCGGCCGGGCGGCTGCGCGAGCGTACCCGCGAGCTGGCGCTCAAGCTCGCCGGGATGAACCCGGTCGTGCTGCGCGCCGCGAAGGTCGGCTACAAGATGGCGCGGGAGATGTCGTGGGAGCAGGCGGAGGACTACCTGTACGCCAAGCTGGAGCAGTCGCAATTCCTCGACTCGGAGCGCGGCAGGGAGAAGGGGATGTCGCGGTTCCTGGACGACAAGTCCTACCGGCCGGGGCTCTCGGCCTATTCGGACGAGTGA
- a CDS encoding MarR family winged helix-turn-helix transcriptional regulator, whose amino-acid sequence MARNDPPEPLTLYLVKRLEQVIRARMDEALRPHGLTTPQFTALTALRHRDGLSSAQLARRSFVTPQTMNEMVRALERHGHIERRRDPGNRRVLLISLTESGRALLRRCDPLAEAIEKDMLGAIPEERHPLFRRSLELGYTALSGPDHANA is encoded by the coding sequence ATGGCCCGCAACGACCCGCCCGAGCCGCTCACGCTCTACCTCGTCAAGCGCCTGGAGCAGGTGATCCGCGCGCGGATGGACGAGGCGCTGCGCCCGCACGGCCTGACGACGCCGCAGTTCACCGCCCTGACCGCGCTGCGCCACCGGGACGGGCTGTCGTCGGCCCAGCTCGCGCGCCGTTCGTTCGTCACGCCCCAGACCATGAACGAGATGGTGCGGGCGCTGGAACGGCACGGGCACATCGAGCGGCGCCGCGACCCCGGAAACCGGCGCGTCCTGCTGATCAGCCTCACCGAGTCCGGACGGGCGCTGCTGCGACGCTGCGACCCGCTGGCGGAGGCGATCGAGAAGGACATGCTGGGCGCGATCCCCGAGGAGCGGCACCCGCTGTTCCGGCGGAGCCTCGAACTCGGCTACACCGCGCTCAGCGGACCGGACCACGCGAACGCGTGA